Within Eublepharis macularius isolate TG4126 chromosome 19, MPM_Emac_v1.0, whole genome shotgun sequence, the genomic segment ACCATTCTATGAGGAATGCCTGAGCTTTATATTTTTCTACAGCCACCCAGGAGAAAAACACAATGACGGTCAATAATGAACTGTCATTGAACAATaaatcccactgacttcaatgaaatGCAAGCCTAGCTATTTATTATATAGACCTGTTACCTTTCTGGGTGTACACAGGTGATCCCATTCCCTTTTAGCTTCCTCTGATGTAGATAAGACCCAAAACTAGCCCAATGCTTCCAAGCCTTGCTGCCAAGTGTGCACTGAGGACTGGGACTCTGCAGTCCACGTCCAACAGTCTTGCTGCTGCACCACACCAGGTCTCAGTCAAGTCAGTGTGGTATAACGGTTAGTGACAGACTAGGGCCTAGGaagcccaggtctgaatccctgctctgccatggaagctcattgggtgaccttgggccagtcacactctctcagcctaacctacctcacagagttgttgtgagaataaaaggcaACTAATTTCAATGGACTGCCTAAATCTCAATTGTGTGTGCATGACTGCAGCCTTCAGGACCCAACATGCAGCTGAATTAAGCAGAAGACACTACTCTGTCACCTTACCTTTGTCTTTCTCTGCATCTCCATAGAACTTGCCAGCAGTAAGTTTGAATTTCCCGTAGTCTGTTTTGTGCTTTGACTCTATCCAGCGGCTTGTCCAGGCATCTGGGGGCAGAGGAGGAAAAGATTCCAGTTTGAATCAAGGGctataataatttaataattcaCTATACAGTTTTGGAAAACCCTAGCCTACCATAGTGATCTGTAAGAGATTGTGCAACCGTAGTGCAACGTACTGTTAAGAGATTATTGCGCAACCATAGTGCAACATATGTTCCAACCATCTTTGACCCATTCAAGCTACATTTTGCAGCAAACTGGGGGGGAACGCAGAACCCCGGAAACAAGATCTTTCAAAGCATTTGTCTATTAAAAATTCACCCCCATGTCATTCACAGGGTCCCTTAACCTCCAGTCACCCCACCAAACCACGTTTGTGGACATCAGTGGGCTGCGCTGGAAGGTGGAGGCATGAAGTTTCTGTTCTGGTGGTGAAAAATTTAATCTGGGTataaatccctgctcagccatcaAACCCAACAGTAGACTAAGACAAATGACACACTCCCAAGTCTAACCTGGAGAGAGACAATCAATACAAATAAGATGACCAAAGCATGAAGAAACACCCACTAAGATTCTTTAGTGAGATGAAACAGATAATCCGCAATTCAAGATTTCAAATGTAAAATGGACAGTTCCTTCCACAGCATTCCATAGACTTATTGATAAACTCCAAAAATAGTCTTTTCAGTACTACATACCTCTATCAGATATATACATGCGTTACTGTTACTGTCTTATGTTTGTCATTATAGTCATGTTTAATTACACTTTGCGGTCTACTTTGCTCAGTTATTGCTTTCAAGCAGAAAAGAGTCACAGAAAAGAGAAAGCTTCTTTCAGTTAATTGCTTTCAACATGGCCAACTTCACAGAATTTTAGTAGTTAGTGGAGTATGCCTGATGCAGTCTACCATATGCAGGCTTTGTTACCTCAGAATATATGCATTTTCATCTTTTAGGATGCCAACAGCTCCCAGTCTCAGCTACGTCCAAGTAAAGTGACTTGCATCCAACGCAGCAAAATCAGCTTTACCTTCTACTCTATCTAGTTCCTCATGACTTATGCTCACCTGTCTGAGTAGGGCACTACTCTGTCTACAGGAACGATATATAAGTACAAAACTGCAGTACAACTGCACAATTAACTACCCTGACATCTGTATTTAATGCCATAATGCAAAATGCTCAGTTTCATCAAGAAAGGATTTCAGAGTTATGGAGAACCGCCACAAACACCATTTCCAAATTCCAACCAAAAAGACTAAAGGGCAAAATTCTGATTCCATCACACACTACTCAAAGAGCTGACAGAGATACAGCTACCACACCCCACTTTTACACCAATGCCCAACTCCAGCCTTTTAGCCACACACACCGATTCAGGCCATACACAAGCACTCACGTCTTTACACATGTTGCACTTTACAGGACAAAAAGGCAGACAAATCTATCATCAGCACTGTAGAAGTCTATACATGTCACACTTGATTCCACAGCAATGGGCGTTGTGTGTGTTCTGCAGACATCCCAGAGGGATCTATTTAGCCCACATTTTAAGTCTCCAGGGGCCCTGCTGATTGAAGCTTAATGATCAACTCCCCATTGCATTTGCGGTCTAGACCAAACACAAGGACGATCGCCTCTCACATCAACTTGTTCTCCAAAAAACAACCCCAaatctttaatgcttcccacaaTGGCTAATTTTCAAGTAACTCAACAAGATCCCTACCTTTTTAAATAAGAGATCCTTCTCCAAAATTCTCCCTCTTAAGTAGAACCAGAAGAGCAGGATTGTGCAACCCCCCtcgaaaccaactagatttccagctttCGAGAGTCGAAACTCCCTTCCTCAGACACTGGTATATGGCGAAGGCAGCTTtcaactctcgaaagctcataccctggcaaTCCAACTGGCCTTGAAAGCGCTTACAGGACCCGATCCTTACTCCTCGCCTGCAGGTGACTCACCTGAAACTAAAACACAACCAGCATCCCGATACAGCACAGCCACTGTTGAccttcccacctttctccccatctTATGCAACCCTCGCGTCTGACAGATAGCGGGAGGGGAGGGTTGAGTTCCCTACCCAgaatgaacgggggggggggaggacttgcCTATCCCACCCACAATGAGCAGAACAGCCTCTTGCAAGCCCCGTGGATCGCCCTCTGCACTGCCCCCATTGCAAGGAACAGTGATGGTTTTACCCCAACAGCACAGAGGGGAGCAGTGTAAGgaataaagacccccccccagagGTTTGCTAAGAACCCAGGAATAAGACACTCGCTCAACTAGGCTGGCCCTTGCAGGTGAGGCTCCCCTTCACCGAGCGACCCCAGAGAAAGCTGCCCTTGCCAGAGCCCCCACGCTGCCCACTGGATCGCTCCACCcttcccttgcccccccccaccgcGGCCCACTGTAGCCCCCAGCCCGGCCTGCCAGGCAGCCTCCCTCACCTCCGTCCCCGAACTCCTCCTTGAAGTAAGTGGCCGGCCCTGCCGACACCAAGCCCAGGAGGCAGCACAAGGCCAAGACGGGGCTCATTTTTCCCTCCGGAGGCAAAGAGGCGGCCGGCCCTTCCACAGCGAGAGCAACCACCTTCCTCTCTCCGCGGCGCCCGAGCGACTGCAAGCCAGCGGGCGGGTTCGCCGCTCTTTTATAGCCGGCCCTTCCGAACGCCTTCCCCACCGCGCTCTCATTGGCCGGCGAGGGGCTGACGGGCGCTGCCATTGGCCCGTCCGCGACACGGCGCGCGGGGCAGCGCCCCCGAACGTTGGCGTCCCAGATGGCCGCCGTCCATTGGCTGTCGGGACCGGCCAATGAGGCACGACCACGCGTTCGGGGGGAGccgccccctcccctccgccGCGGCGTCATCACCTTCTCGTCGCTCGGCCCACGTGACCTCAACGAGATTTAAAGGGGCCGCGCCGCTTGCTTAAGACCCACCTGCAAGCGAATCATAATATCCTAATAATgataaataaaagagttttcccgGTATTGCCATAGCCTTCGTGTACGGGCCGGTGGAGAGGGACTCCCACAGGGGGAGCGGGCTTGGGGGGTTTCCAGCAACCACCTAGTAACGTGCACCTAGGAAATACGGTTGCCAATTCCTGGTTTGAACATTCCTGGAAACTGAatagtggaacctggggaggtcTTCATTAGGGTATAACGCCAGAGGGTCcaacctccaaaacagcagctaTCTAcaaggcaactgatctctgtaatgtggagatcagttgcaatggcgggagatctccaggccccgcctggagggtTGGCAAGCCCAGCTATGAAACTGCCTTGAGGCCATTGGTTCAAGCAGAGCAGCGCCTTCTACCTCCAACAAAGCCCACGACAGCAGCTAGGCTGCCAATCTTTCCTTTGTTTTTCCTGCAACAGACTGCCTTTTCTGGGATTTACCTTCAGTTGCAATCAGAGTTTCCCGAAATGAGCTGGCAGTAATTAAACAAGAGGCATTAAAAACATAGTGgtactgtaaaaaaaaacctggaatggGTTAAAGACACCGgacagcaatattttaaaaacggAACTATCATACTAGCATATAACTTCTTTTCATTTGCTGCTGTGAATGgaaatattcagggctttttttctgggaaaagaggtggtggaactcagtgggttgcagcatagggggcaactcctggtgggagggcaatctgaactcccctctgtctggagatcagggggcggattcacaagccatgtgaccattttcaagaggtgccagaactccgttccaccaagttccagctgaaaaaaagcccaggaaatACTGCATTTTATAGATTGTAATCATTTTCAGCTGACCTCAGAACTGAACATCAGAAGAACAGTAACAGAGAGGGCAAATTTAAATTATTCAATAAGGCAAAATACGACTTCAAAAATGCAAAAGAACACCAGTAGCCAAATGATAAGCTGGGTTGAATATTACTACCATTCTCAAAGAACTATAGTTCTGTAGTCTGGTTtagtcaggggtcatttggtagaaaaagagctggaggaacttattagcataactcattagcacaactcattagttGACATCatgggaaatgtgtcattagcataactgatttgcatatgccacaccccttgacatcacctatcctggctgttttggacccaatcctggccattcaggaccaaaattgggcccaaaatggcaaaaaggggctgaaaatggccagaaaggggcccaaaatggtcaggatcgggccactgctgagcggaagagtgatccactacatgtcagaggcccaatccgggccgtttcggccccaatccaggccaaaagaagcccaaaatggccgagagtcaggtgggcggggcctttttggggaactaccggaactgcgttcctgtgcattccccctcaaaatgagccctgggtttaaTCAGTATTTTGCTGTAAACATTAATCAGTATGCTTTAGATGCTAACCCTTTTCTAGCCAAACTGCTCCGAGCTGGAACAGGCTGGAAGGGTTACTAAATAAATGCTAATACCACCAAAAAACAGCATTAAAGGCACTggagagcaatattttagaaatgaaaacactgaactagcatgcttttattaaccttttCCCAGGCAAAATGTTCCTGGAATACCATGGAACAGGCTGGGACAGTcactaaataaatgctagtaccacgaaaaacagtgggaagcattcaAGACACAGGAAAACAATATTGTGGAAATGTAAACATGGAAATAGTGTGTTAGAATTAGCCCCTTCCCAAAGAAAATGGTTCCAGAATACAATGGAACATGCTGCAACAGGTAGGGGTGcgaggtgtctggttttcactcaGAGTCAGATAGTCCGATATTTGGGGGGACTGTCTGGGAAAAACGTTTCCCAAAAAATTGGACACCTggccccacctctttccccctgaCCTCTCCCTTCCTCCGGCCATGAAGCTCCGCAGCTGGCCCAGAGGCCAGCAGTTTCTctttccactctgggggctgccattccagccccagagagAGGGCCTTCAGGTCCATCCCACGTCTTCCTTGCATCTTTTTGGTGCAGTAATGTAttccaatggagccaatgcaaatcAAAGGGCATTCCCCctggggttgccagttccagactgggaaattcctggagatttggggggtggagctgaagagggcagggtttaggaggGGAGAAACCTCAGCAACGTatagttccatagagtccatctgccaaagaagccattttctccaggggaactgatttctatgacctggagatcagttgtaattccgggagatctccagctaccacctggaggctggcaactctacgcCTCCCATCATATCCAAAGGGCCTTCAAACCTCTCCCattgttttaaaaggggattcttTTCATTCATTTCAGTACCTCCTCCCACCCCCGGCTTGTCTCTGAAGAGCCACCTCTCCAGGATCTGAGATTTGGGAGGGCTGATGCTGAGTGCCAGGGGCTGCTGGTTTGGCACTTGCTGAGCCCCGCCACCTCTCTTGTTTTACTTTTCTGGGAGAGGGGTGCAAGTTTCTCAgagcagcagtgggggggggatttgtgaATGAGCAGTGCCTTGGCTGCAAGCCTGACCCTTGCCAGAAATGGGGGTGGGTGCCTtgtgtccctcccctccacaggtAAGGGCACCTCTCAAGGCAGGTGCCTCTGTTGGGGCACAACAATTGCAATTGTGAGGGTCTTTGTGACCCAAGCACTTGCTCTCTGGATTGGAATAGCATTGACAGGCGTCGGCAGGGCAATCAAGGCCAGCGGATTGGCTgcgcctttccctgccactcacaggGCTGTCATCTGAAGCCACCCTGCAATTAGTGGACAACTAGGGAGCGTTTTTTCCTGACCGGGCCTCACTGCACCTGGCCAGGCTTGCAACGCTAGCATAGCTTGCTTccaaaagtccttagggagcaacGAGCACAGCCAAGGAAGCGCGGGCAGCTGGCCGTCTCTGCAGGAGTAATGGTTAGGTTTGCACTGTCCATATATCAGACTAGATGGCAGTGATGTACCAAGCTGCAAAAGTTCCACCAAACACACATTCCATTACTGATTCAATTCAATTAACTGGTTTATGTAAAAACAATTTGGAATGCACACTTCTTCTTGGTCTACACCAACCAAATTTATAGGAGCTACAGAACTAACCGTGCAACCAGCCACACAAGTCCCACAGAATCTACTTTCCACTACCTTTTTCATGCAATATACTATTTTGCGGAAAAACAAGCTGCGAAAGGTATTTCCCCTTAGTCCACACCTGGCAAAGGTGCCATGGGACTCTCCGCATACTAATAAATTTCATCCACAGATTCTCTAGAACttgagggaaaggagagaaagttgagggtcatccacatattggtgacctTCACGCAAAATCCCAAGAAGATCTCTTCCGGTGGTTTtgtgtagatgttaaaaagaatgGGAAACAAGATGGAACCTTATAGTTTGGTGTTGTGTCGCTGATTCATCCTTGTTTGTatattttctgcattttttttaattttcacatATTTTAAAGTTTGCTTTAATGTATTTTacagtttgtttttaatgtttttgactgTTGGCTGCCTCAGGAACCCTACATTTggtagaaaggcaacacagaaacattttaaataaataaataatagtatccCACTGACCAGTGCCCCAGAGGCCaagcagggctgaatccacattcacccattacccgcttaTAAATCGCTTTTCTTTCGTTTTCCTCCAACCCGCAACTTTTCCTTCTCCGTTCACATTCAGGCTCCCCATCCGGCTTTCTCGCGCGAGCCTCCGGTCACACGTCCGCTCGCCAACCGCTTTTGTGGGCGGtaccttttttccctccctttttttttattttttttgaaaacacttttccgttatttcgtttTATCGAAATGAGGAAACATCAACAAAGCGACAAATCACGTGAACATCTCGATAGCCACTGGTTAACTTTTTTGGGCGGGCGATTCGAATGGTCTATAAAAGGGAAGGTTCTCGGCAAAATCTATTTGTGGGTGTGAGCGGATGGTTGGTGTGCTTGGTGTCGTTGTGGTTACTGTTGCCGATTCGGTTGTGGGTATGGATCCTATAGTCGCCCTCATCGGACAGCTGATGTTTACGTTGCTGGCTTGCCAGACGCAGCTGCTTCTCGCTTACCGGCGCTATTCAGCCCAACGccgcagagctgcagccaggatTCTGTTCCAGGATTCAGTCTCCACCGTCGCCTGGACGCGCTCCAGAATTCGGCGCCGGCAGCGCTTCCAACATTGGTTCCTGCTTGCGCAGATGGAGGAGCCACGGCAGCACTGGGTATACCCGAGAAGCACCGACTGGTGGGAGAATATCGTGTTGGTGCACTGGGATGACCGTCGGTGGATGCGCCGCTTCCGGATGTCCAAGAGGACCTTCATCGACTTGGTGGAAGCCCTGCGTCCAAGGCTGCAGCGTCAAAACACCTCCCTTCGCTCTGCAATATCGGTGGAGAGACGAGTCGCGGTGGCAATTTGGTGGCTGGCCAGCGGAACAAGCTACCAGGTGGCGAGCGATCTGTTCGGGATTGGAAAGTCTACGGTAGCCTCCGCGGTGGTCGAGTTCTGCCTCGCGGTCGAGGTGGAACTTCTATCGAAGACTGTCTCCTTCGGAAGTGGGATTGGACAggtaatttttattttgaaatatcaaaatttcgctattacaatttatcgtttaaaaaaaactttgacaTTGACGGAACGACCAGTACACAACACTCTGGTGTGTACatcatccccctctcccagtcATTTTAAAGGTAATTTTGAAACCCTCTCAAAATCTACAACGCTATGTGTTTGTTTGAGTGTGAGTGAACATTGCCCGCAGACACCTTGAGCATGCAATGGGATTAAACCCTCATAGTGTGTTCTTCCACCacacaaatccttttttttttaagaaaaagaggggcaacaactgacacacacacacacccctcgccgTGTGATCTGAAGCAGGTAACAAAAAGAACTGTCTTGGAGAGGGattgccttttttgcctctgtgatataaacatttggtttacataggtggggtggtgtgcaggaatgcagtttggtATTTCCCCCAACTGTGTGACCCTGATCGTTGCACAGTTGTTGAACCCCTTCCCCTAACCCTACTTTTTCAAACCTCCAAGTTTAGGAATACTGTGAAATCTGGGGATACAAGtttaccccccctcccatccaattcTTCACGAATCCTCCTaaaatctccatggttctctatggggagaaACATCTCCCTtcatggtggctctgggtggcatTGTGAAAGCAAAGTAAACACAACGTGCAAGGCACCTTATCCGACCTGTTATCCCACTCTCCAacaatttctagttaatttgttacCTGGGGGGATGTTTTGGTTTTCCCCGAAAAAAAGTGCCCCATACACCGCCAAACACCTGTCTCCAGGGTTAGAAAAAATAGAGGCCTCTGTGGCCCGGGGTGGAATTTTGAGTCCAGTATGGACCCAATTGTCATGGGCCCGTCTCACACCCGTTCTCGTTCCCTCTGGCGAGGCACAAGACGATCCCAATTTGGTGGGCCACTTAGTGGCCTCCAaaagatgctgatttttaaacCACCAACGTTCACCTTTATTGCCAAAGGGTGAGAAGAGAGATACTTGTGTGGATATGTGGATCATTCAATTTAAATTACACCAAACATAAGAGAACCTCCACCCAACatttcagaatgcaaaaaaatcctaaattcaaTTTACAGAAATAACCCTTTCAGGGTGTTTAAGAACTAGACATCGCTGAGTGATGATGATAATTTgatgcacagtttgcctgatagcactatgacttttttttcctttcttttttctttctcccagatAATGGACGGTTTCCGTAGATTGGGTTTCCCGCACTGTGTGGGAGCTATTGATGGAACGCATATCCCGATCTGCGCTCCTGGAGGCCGCCCAGATCAGTACGGCAACCGCAAGAACTATTCCTCGATTCTGCTCCAAGGCACAGTTGATCACCGCGGAAGATTTGTGGATGccgaggtggggtggagtgggaagaacCACGATGCCTTCGTGTTCGCCCACTCCGCCTTCTGTGTTGCCATGGATAGTGGCTCACTAATTCCGGGAAACCCTTTCATGGTGGTGGACGGTGTAAGAATACCCCCGGTGGTCATCGCCGATGGAGCCTACCCTATGCGTAGGTGGCTTATGAAGCCCTACGGGAGAACGGCAACCACACAAGCTCAGAAAATGTTTGACACCCGCCTATCGCGagccaggaacgtggtggaatgttgTTTTGGAAGACTGAAGGCCAGGTGGAGGTGTCTGTCACACCGCCTCCAAGTTAGGGAGCACAACGTCATAGCTGTGGTGACAGCATGTGTTGTTTTGCACAACCTCTGTGAAAGCCGGGGACATCCCATCACTGGCCGCGGAGCAGCCCCAGAGACAATGCTTGTTTCACATGGAGAGGGACAAGAGTTGACCACCCATCACAGGCATCTTGCCGAAGGAAAGGTGGTTAGGGATGCCCTGGCCAAGTATATGGGCCTAGATTCCACAAGTTGATGTTGCCTCCCTCGGTGCGGCAAGTGATGGACATCGGCTAACCTGCTTCGAAAAGCTGCTAAACCAAGGGGAACATAAATGGTCTCAACCAGCAACTCTAAtctgtgtaaataaaaaaaaaatttggttaaCTGAACTCAAAAGACTATTGATTATTTGGGTGCTGTCAGACAAGCGGTGGATGTGAAATCACGTCCTGGCACATGCAGACAATACATTCCCACACAGCTGAGTGGTCCCCCGCATACATCGTTCACAGTTTGTCAGGGTATTTTTGGCCAAGTCTggaatccgcccccccccaaatttccaatttgGACTGCAAGTGCTCCTCCCAAAGATACAACTTAGCCGCATGTTgcaatcagggggggggggaagcgccaCTTTATTGGTAACTGCTGCGTTTCACTTTttgcaggaaggctgtttagAATGGTCACTACATGAGTGATGCCACTTACACAAAGAAACACAAATGTGATTCTTACTGTGATTCCATTGTATTGTCTGATGTTAAACATTCCTAAACTTTGGGGATTGCgttgaaaaaaaaaaagggagtcaaCATTGGAAACGATTGGCCATCATCTTATACCCTGATGATTCCATTTGCTCCCAGAAagttaagaattttaaaacagacataCATGACTGGGGCGACAACTCCTGaacacacatttatttcaaatacaaTAGATAAAGACCATTAAGGGGTCACCAGTGCAATGGAATCTGTCAAATGAACTTTGCTGCCAAAAACCATGATATGTGGCAAATAAGGAGGGCAACGCAGAACATAGCTCCTCAAAGCGTCAGCCTCTCCCTGGCTTTGCCAACACAGGAACGCCTCGCTGCTGCCTTCTTCGGGGTTGCCTGTGAGGCAGGTAGGGCGGTTTGCCCATAATCGTGTGTTGGGGGGATGATTTGACGCTGTTGGGCGAGCATCTGTCCCAATGACTTCAAAGTGTTCACAGCATCAGACATCACCGAAATGTTCTGTTTCCAGGCCTCGGCAAACTTCTCACTCTCCATTTTAGTGTGATCCAAGAATTCCCTCTGAATCTTGTTCTCATCAGCCTTCCAACTGCACAGCATCTCTCTGTCCGTTCGCCATTGGGAAACCTGGGCATTGTGCTCCTCTCGAGAACGGCGCATCATATCATCGGCTACTCCATAGAGTGCTGCGTTTCTGCGTCTCCTGTTTCTTAGTTGGAATAGTCTTGTTCCCGGTGAAACTTCTGCTAGGCATCTGTTATCTGCCCCGTCTGCTGTGGATGTAAGTCAGAGCAACAGATCAATAAATTGTTAACATCTCATGCattattcataaatcttatcctGAAGAAAAGGATGCAACATGTTTTTTGGTTGGCCAGCAGCAGGCTTCATAGTTTGGGCTCTTCCCCAAGACTTCCAAAACCCACATAACAGATTTTGGCCTAATTCATCCCGTCGCCCCCGCCGAGGCCAATGGGTTGCACATTTTTTGATAACCATGCATGCACAAGCATCAAGGTTTTTCCATAACGGGAAGTCTTTTACAATGCCACTTGCCATATGGGTTGTGCAGAAATAACATGGAGGACATACTGGCAGCAGTCAAAGCTATTATGTTTAAAACTGCGTTAGTGAGAGAGACCAATTTATCTGCTTTAGATAGCGAGGAGACGTGCTGTTTCCGGATCTGCCTTTTACACCAATGCTGGCCAACGTTGCTCTTGCAATGTTCCACAGTGAGCACATTCTGACCATTTTCAATGTTATGCTAAATCAAAAATTTCCATGAAATCCTGACAACATCagaacatatgtggtgggagcaaCCATTAAAGAGGATAGGTGGTCCAAGACGGTGTCTGGGTGTCCCTCAGAATTGATTTTTGGAAACGTGATTCATGTCAGTGCAGATCACATAAACAGTGTTGTCATTACCAATTGAGGGGTGCAAGGTGCGGTTCAATGTGCGCTGCAGATCTTTGAAACAAGCcaacaaatgcaataaaaatttcattgacaaaaatctcacgtgataaatgggaaatttcagctaacagtgggagaacactacACTGTTCTGGGAAATTCCAATGCAGACTGTCAGGTAGCCGTAGATTGTCCcaaaattttttttttctaaCCTATGCACCCTGCGTGGCCGATGAATTGCAACACACATGAAAATGTCATACGTTCCATTTGGTTCAGAATGGAGACTATGCATGCTGTTCACAGTGAAACAGGTGACAGATTTTATTGCACCAGGTGGGGTCTGGGTGAGCTcggtgacacctggcgtgggcttcagggaacaaaatatttgttttttttattcaTCTTGCAGGTAGGTCTGTGTCCATAGGAGGGTCACACGCCAAGGGGATATTAAGGTCTTGCTGTTGGGCTTACAGAAACTTACAGGGCAACTGCCTTGGAGGCCAACAGTCGCACACAAAGAATGGAGATTTTGGATATGTGACATAAAAGGAACGATTGTGAGGCACCCTCCGGCCTCCCAAGATGACTCTgctctctcctccacttctctccccccctctatatttgaccatgcTCTGTTTCATATGTCAGACAAAGATAACGTGATTCAGGAGAGCTTATGCCACTACGCAATTGTCTCTTctcataggtgcaactggactcttttagattctGCAGATCAACTAAGCTTACCCGTGTTATAGCGTGAACGATGCCCCAGGGGAAGGTCTGAATCACTGTCGTCGTCCTCCATTGCGTTTGCACCTGTAGTG encodes:
- the LOC129346525 gene encoding uncharacterized protein LOC129346525; translation: MAHNSTSGNGPITCPFFRELDSILRGDASVKPKRIARSISFAQGPPQISAPREVMEGSEELFSHDMQTIDAAPLWCSSPNPMAAPQNSSSSTDASEEDLDRTIDGLADKENDTTGANAMEDDDSDSDLPLGHRSRYNTADGADNRCLAEVSPGTRLFQLRNRRRRNAALYGVADDMMRRSREEHNAQVSQWRTDREMLCSWKADENKIQREFLDHTKMESEKFAEAWKQNISVMSDAVNTLKSLGQMLAQQRQIIPPTHDYGQTALPASQATPKKAAARRSCVGKARERLTL